The genomic interval tctctacaaagagaaaaacgtcagccaaaattaggaagcaaatgcctcgatacctccctcttaaaagaagacaagtcgtaggaagtcggaaatacaaatgcagggagggagttccagagtttaccagtgaaagggatgaatgattgagagtactggttaactcttgcattagagtttcacagaatatggatgagaggaagaagaaagccttgtgcagtgaggccgcaggaggatgggaggcatgcagttagcaatatcAGTAGAACAGCtagtatgaaaatagcgataaaagatagaaagagatgcaacatttcagcggtgagaaagaggctgaagacagttagtcagaggaagggagttgatgagacaaaaagcttttgattccaccctatctagtaaaactgtgtgactggaatccccccaaacatgcgaagagtactccatacaggggcggataaggcccttatatagagtaagcagctggagaggcgagaaaaactggcggagacacctcagaacacctaacttcataggagctgttttagcaagagatgagatgtgaagtttccagttaagattatgagcaaaggacagaccgaggatattcattgtggaagaggagacagttgagtgtcattgaagaagagggatagttgtctggaaggttgtgtcgagttgatagatggaggaattgagttttgaggcattgaaaactactagattttctctgccccaatcggaaatcttagaaagatcggaagtcaggcgttctgtggcgtccctgcgtgatctgttgacttcctgaagggttggtcgtctctgaaaggacgtggaaagatgtagggtggtatcatcagcgtaggagtggatagggcaagaagtttggttaagaaggtcattaatgaataatagaaagagagtgggtgacaggacagaaccctgaggaacaccactattaatagatttaggagaagaacagtggccgtctaccacagcagcaatagagcggtcggaaaggaaacttgagataaagttgcagagagaaggatagaagccgtaggagggcagttttgaaatcaaagctttatgccagactctatcaaaagcttttgatatgtctaacgctacagcaaaagtttcaccgaaatctctaaaagtgGATAActaagattcagttaggaaagccagaacatcaccagtagagcgaccttgacggaagccatactggcgatcagatagaagattgtgaagtgacagatgtttgagaattttcctattcaggatagattcaaaacctttagacaagcaagagattaaagctataggacagtagtttgagggattagaacggtcctCCTttataggaacaggctgaatgtaggtaaacttccagcaggaagaaaaggtagaagtcgatagacaaagttgaaagagtttggcaaggcaaggtgcaagcatggcagcagagtttttgagaacaataggaactTGAAGGATGGGGTTATATTTTATGTACTAGCATGCAAATGcaccatacattttttttttcattcttggtaAAAAAAATTCTGAAGGACAAAGCTTTCATCTGAAACTTGGTTGAAATCGATATCTACCTTAGAAGTAGAGTTATTGTTCATAAACTttagatgtatttttttttttttttttttttttttaatggcacTTGAGCTCCTATGGTTCAGAGGCCCTCAACTACATTAAGGcaaaacatatttttctttggaGTCTGTATGAATTTCGATAAATGTTTGCCTTCttattcataaaaaaatgtttttaattaatacataaataagaaaataaaataaaaaattacgaAAATATTCTTAAGATATTTTATCCTCTGCCAGACTAAACAATGTTGTTGGTGTCATTGCCACtcactggaatcatgccaaattCAATCAGGTCCCGAGCCTCTACTTGAGACAGCAGTGCATCTTTCTCATGGTTATCCTCCTCTGCATCTGTCCAAGCTGTCTGATGGGCCACATCTGCTTGTGATGCTGCTCGCCGACCTGCTGACTGTCCTCCAATGCCAAAGCCCAAGTACTGAAAGGTTTTAGTGAACATTACTGATAATTACAGCAAATCTATTAATTGACAGTTATCAGGCTCTAAACTTCTAAAACACAGCAGTTCATCCTGCCTCCTAAATTTGAGATATCTGAATGGCAGGTTAGCATTGCCAACACCTTCCAGGGTTGTCCTCCATGGGTGGAAACAACAGCAGATACATAAATACTTAAGTGGTATCACTGAATAAGGCTATTATTATAAACATGTCATCAACAAGTAGGTAAATCTACACACATACCAAGTATAAATGTTTCAAAAGCCATATTAACCAaagaataaatttaaaaaatcataataactaATCAGATGGTACCAAAACAGAAAAGGCCAGGTGAGAGCTAAATAACTTGAATGAGCTGGACATTCATTTTGGGTAACAAACATGCCACAAGCTTCAGGATGAAAGTTTCCCAGGAAGGAGGCATCTTCAATGTTATGAGTGacttgaggaaaaaagaaacagtaattAACCTACTTGTATACATTTTAAGCACACAATGTCTTTAAGTTTGGGACATGTTTAGGGTTCTAATATCTAAGGAATAGTTACAGTGTGCATTAATAAAGAATATTTACAGAGAAATTTGCAAAATGTAAATGACATGAACTGGAGATCATGAAAGTTTTCAATTAGCTTTTCAATAAACAAAGTTACGTGCTCTGCTGCAACTACTGGTAACAAGACTAAGTAAAGAACACAAGTTGGACAGTTTCTTTGTCGTGAATAAACATAAGGCATGAAAGTTCCAAAAATTTAAGCCAAATGATGTACAACAAATTTCTCTCAATATTCCTCATGACAGTATGGTTTCCTAATTATGTAAATCTTGCCCTTACAGGCTCTCAAAATATTTAAAAGGAACACTTCAAAAACTTTCTGTGTGCATGAGGACAAAATAATAAGTTTCACTATGAAATCTGTCAAGGTAATTCACAAATCTATTTAAACATTAAAAGGTGTTAGCACATGCTTATTAACCAAAAAGTAATACAATAATGCTACTTACTTGATACTGCAGcatgaaagaaaagtacaatGGCCAGTAATTAAACAACAGAACTGGTAAATTTACTACAAAATAACTGAAATATCCATGTTTGCAAATTCATAAATATCTGTAAAGCCAATACAAATCATCCatagttaatttatttattaaggAATGAGTGGCAAATCACCACAACTGTCCACATTTCCCTATGTCCATAAGCCACATTTGACTGAAGAAGCCTAAATTTACACAGTAGACCAAGAGCACCTCATCTACAAGCTATGATCCCACCCATGGAGGAAAACCTGTGGGACAGAGTCAGCAAAGAGGGGtggaaaaaatgcaaagaaaacctgGCTTTAATCCTGAAATGTAAGAAGTGTATAAACAATAAAGCCCAAGCCCTGGTATAGCATGCCATATGGCACAATTATCTACCTTTCATGTCATAAATCAATAGTGCTTTTACAGCATACTAATGTACAAACCTCAAAGACCAGCCAATTTAGAAATCTTAATGATATTCTCTACACACAAAACCATAATGCAATGGTTATGAGAATTCTTTATAAAATAATACCACAGCTGATTCCTATTTATCTGAAATTGTATTGCAGTTCATGGGATGGTTATAAAATGAACATGATATATACAGTAATTCAAAATTCAAAAATTTCTAATAGCATTTTTTCAATCAAACTCACAACTACAATACAATTTTCTGAGCAGAGATCACAGGAAAGATCCACAGATGTTTCACAATATTTTCACTTAAACCACTGTATGCACCAACCTTCTCATTGTTTCTTCTGGAGATGATACGGTCAAGGCCATTAAAAGCACCAGATGCCACAAACAGGATATTTGTTGTGTCCACCTGCACAGTCTCACCACGAAGCTTCCTTGGAGAGTTACGTTCTGGTACATTCACCACCGTTCCCTCCAACATCTACCTCCCaaagaaaatcattaatattcCATATGGTAAATCATGAATTTAAACAAGGTATTAACTAAGCCAAAATAACTAAGATATGGTAAATGACAAATCATTGATCATGACTGCAGCACAAAATTATCAGAACTGAGGACTCACCTTCAGCATTCCCTGCTGCACCCCTTCACCCCCAACATCCCTCAGCTGGTGGATGCCAGGCACAGCTCCAATCTTGTCCACCTCATCCAGGAACACAATGCCTGCACAAATGGATGACAAGAAAATTATTCTCcattagattttttgtttgtttctatacATGAAAAGTTTATACATATACTCTATGTATATGAAATAGCATGCAAAAATCAAGCAAAATCATATAATCATttatgtgaaagaaaatgtgagatggcttttatcttttgttcatATTAACATGCTTTCTCACagcaaaatacacaaaaatacaaattataAGAATGTAGGATTCAAATACACTGTGCAAATTAAAATCAAATCTATGATTACAAAATTTTACTTACCACACTGTGCTTTTTCCACTTTGTAATTAGCATCCTGCAGCAGCTTGGCAATAACTGATTCAATGTCCTCACCTACATAACCTGCCTGAGTGAGGGTGGTGCAGTCACAGATGGCAAAAGGTACATCCAAGCACTGTGCTATTGTCTGGGCCAAAAGGGTCTTGCCtaacaagagggaaaaagaatacaACTTTATTAATATATTGAGCTGGATTGAATTATACTTGATGGCAAATTTATAAGACTCAACCTACAGCTACATATAAcataaaaatattacataatttAATAGTCAATCCAGTATGAAGCACTCCTTATTTCTACACTTTTTCCTACTCAATAAAAACAACTACGTATTAATGATATTCCTGTTCTCTTAACACAGTTGTGATAAGCCATATGACCTATGCAGATCCTCCACATAAGAGCACAGCCTTACCTGAGCCAGTAGGACCTAGAAGGAGAATGTTACTTTTCTCAAGCCGCAGGAGGTGAGTAGTAGCGTCCAAAATATCTGATCCGTGAGAATTGCTAGAAAGACCTTGTTTTCCACGTCCTTGCTGCTGGTCATCCATTTGCTGGTGTGagtcttgctgctgctgttgatcaGTTGCATTGACCCCCAGTGCATGACTCTGACTAATGCCAGCAATGTGAAGTAGGTCTGGAGAAATGCAAAAACAAGTATCATGAGTCTTAACAATTtacctaaaagaaaaaagaaattcataGGACAGATGTATTTATTACAAAACAGATGTTGAGACATCATACATTCTAAGTTATATAGCTAAAAGCCAAAGGAACTTGAGATAGAACAGAAAAAGAGTATGTGGAAGTGGATAAATGTGTCATGTAGGGAACATGGCACTGATCATGAAGTGGTTGTGATAAATCACTGACATGGAACCTTAACTGCACAAAACTTTTGAGGTTTACAAATTAAAACAAATCCTGAATGTGTGTGAATGGAAAGTATATAATGTAACAGTATTTTTGAGGATTTGAAAAATCTGAATTCTggaaaatataaagtgcatacTGTCCAAAAAATTCTAATGATTCATTAAAATCTGAGTATATAATGAAACTTTCACCATAAACAATTTTCAGATATAGATGCCATGAATCTCAGTGCactaatgcaaaataaaataaactaattgaaaaaaaaataatatatatatatatatatatatatatatatatatatatatatatatatatatatatatatatatatatatatatatatatatatatatatatatatatatatatatatatataaacaggtaactcttgatttacgcgtgtttaatttacgcgtttttgttaatacgcgatTGAAAAAATTTTCTAATCAATTAAATTtccgcgatcggtttgcttatacgtgatttggctcaaccacattttcaaactgagcgccagacgcaatttcaaaccgCGCCAGAGAGTGGACAGTAACGGCgagtgcttgtgaggggtgaaaACATTGGTGtcctgcgtttatttttttactagtgtttacttttatactgtggggttatttttgataagtggatttttgataaagcgGAAAatctcagaggaagatggtgactaaCTGTGGTGTgcgtggtgaaggcagtgacgcagtgagtcttgtgtttacgtattcattgttttgttgttttctcttattatttttttgctttctcttattacttcttgcttttccctttactttaaatacacttctagtatttagaatggtaaataataaaaacatgttaatctagccaaataaatatagtattttctacaattttttttttggaccacatcccacatccccctattatctattatttcttatgagaattacaaatttgttttacacaaattttgatatacgcaatACCTCTTGGAATGCATGTATCGCATAAATTGAGTtaccagtatatatatatatatatatatatatatatatatatatatatatatatatatatatatatatatatatatatatatatatatatatatatatatatatatatatatatatatatatatatatatatatatatatatatatatatatatatatatatatatatatatatatatatatatatatatatatatatatatatatatatatatatatatatatatatatatatatatatatatatatatatatatatatatatatatatatatatatatatatatatatatatatatatatatatatatatatatatatatatatatatatatatatatatatatatatatatatatatatatatatatatatatatatatatatatatatatatatatatatatatatatatatatatatatatatatatatatatatatatatatatatatatatatatatatatatatatatatatatatatatatatatatatatatatatatatatatatatatatatatatatatatatatatatatatatatatatatatatatatatatatatatatatatatatatatatatatatatatatatatatatatatatatatatatatatatatatatatatatatatatatatatatatatatatatatatatatatatatatatatatatatatatatatatatatatatatatatatatatatatatatatatatatatatatatatatatatatatatatatatatatatatatatatatatatatatatatatatatatatatatatatatatatatatatatatatatatatatatatatatatatatatatatatatatatatatatatatatatatatatatatatatatatatatatatatatatatatatatatatatatatatatatatatatatatatatatatatatatatatatatatatatatatatatatatatatatatatatatatatatatatatatatatatatatatatatatatatatatatatatatatatatatatatatatatatatatatatatatatatatatatatatatatatatatatatatatatatatatatatatatatatatatatatatatatatatatatatatatatatatatatatatatatatatatatatatatatatatatatatatatatatatatatatatatatatatatatatatatatatatatatatatatatatatatatatatatatatatatatatatatatatatatatatatatatatatatatatatatatatatatatatatatatatatatatatatataatatatttatgagtatatatatatatccggtTTAGTATATAGAGTAGTGTGCCAAAGTCCATTTTCTCTAGTACGTCTTTCGGtcttgatcagaccatcttcaggagaagTGATTGCAACTAGTGAGGATGCGGGCTTATATGGGCGGAAGCAGGTAGTCGCGTCAGGTAGCCAGTCAGAACCTGACGCGACTACCTGCTTCCGCCCATAATGCCCGCATCCTCACTATTGCAATCActtctcctgaagatggtctgatcaagaCCGAAGACGCCTAGAGAAAACTGGACACACTACTCTACCAACTAAACCGGACGCACCCTTGTgcgaaaacacaaaatacgcactacaaaaaagaataatgcagacctcgctgttgacttcaatagtaCATGCATTCAAATGGTCTACTcccgaaatatatatatatatatatatatatatatatatatatatatatatatatatatatatatatatatatatatatatatatatatatatatatatatatatatatatatatatatatatatatatatatatatatatatatatatatatatatatatatatatatatatatatatatatatatatatatatatatatatatatatatatatatatatatatatatatatatatatatatatatatatatatatatatatatatatatatatatatatatatatatatatatatatatatatatatatatatatatatatatatatatatatatatatatatatatatatatatatatatatatatatatatatatatatatatatatatatatatatatatatatatatatatatatatatatatatatatatatatatatatatatatatatatatatatatatatatatatatatatatatatatatatatatatatatatatatatatatatatatatatatatatatatatatatatatatatatatatatatatatatatatatatatatatatatatatatatatatatatatatatatatatatatatatatatatatatatatatatatatatatatatatatatatatatattctacagCATAAATACTTATATTCAATTATATAAACCATTATTTTTCTATGACAGAACACAGTTTGCTtccaaaaaaattaaataacactGAACTCAGGTGACTTGTCATTTCCTGGAGCTTTAAATAAGGTCTTACAACAAACACTCCACCTACCCAGAGTCCCAATGTCTAGCAGCACAAGGCAAAAACAGTACGTTAGTAAATCATGaacttttcttccactcttatcTTCAATTTCATACctattattttctctacctGTACAGTAATTATGTGAAAAATgctgtttcttttattaaaCATACTCTTTTATAGTAATTATGTGAAAAAAgctgtttcttttattaaaCATACTCTTTCATAATATACCACTCTTACATGTAAATGGGATAACTACCACAGATATAAAATGTTCTCATTCTGTATCTCAAAGTGTATGTATTAAAGTGATGTAACAGTCACAAAGATTCACTTGAGTTTTGCCAGTATTAAATGTTAATATTACCTTAACAATTTTACTCATATTGCATCAAACACTCTGCATTGTTAATTTCTTAGTAAGCCTCTGATAATGATTAATCTTTTGAGCTAACCAACTAATTCTACAGGTTGTACTGATCCCTGACCAGTAACCTACTGTTACACCACCTATACTATAAATTCCCACACAGCTAGTTAGAGGTGTTAATGAATGTTTGATGGTGGTAGAACGTTAGATTACCTACTGAGGATAGAGATTTTCTAAAATTTAGAAATATGGTTATTTTTTCAAGCCTCATGGACAAAGAATAGCAGGAAAATGAGTGTCAATAAGTTTATGACTCAACCATTCCAAACATGGTTTTAAATTACAAATAATTAAGATGCaagaataatagaataataaatagtTGTGTTCATTGTTACTGTCTGCTCTCATATATCTTAATCATATATCTATAATTTCTACCTGATATTTCCCTAAAGTCTAAAAAGTGGGTGAGgccagaacatttttttttttcttttttctgttatgGCTTATAGCACcagtaggtatacttgaagagtgggTATggggaagtgctgttaagcttccacccattagtggcacaggcaattttatttataatggcacccatattagggaccatatcaccacccaagcacatctttggtgtaaccacctagaacctggttaTCATGGCGAAATGTagttaactttaaaccactcgacaaatggcaaagtttcaaggcggtacatggtgggattcgaacctacacatggatgTCTGTCCAATACCACCTTATCGATTACACCACCACTTTGTCTCACCATTAGAATTAATTACAGACAAGGGCTTCTTAATCCCAACCATTCATTCCTTACAGCCACCTTTCACAATCATTACACAAAAACAGCCTGTTGTTAACAAAATCCCCTGATTCAAGAGTGTATTTACAAAGCACAGTGACCTAAACTCTAGAAAATTGATGGTCTCctgcaaaaagaaaatagaagttgCATGTTACCTCTAATTGATTACTTTTATCTCACAACAAGCAACTGCAAATGCACTAAGTTGTGTTGAATATCAGTATGTactaagaaattaaataaaaacaactataTCAGTGGCTGGTCAGCAGCTGACTATTTTGACAAAGTAAAGGTCACAAAGAAACAATTCATAGTGGTAGGACCACAGACAAAGCCATGGAAGAAAACACATATAAGTTTTCTAAAATGAAAGGCatctaaaaagaaaattttcaGGCACTGAGATATTTCAACAAAAATTATGTTCTACTTTTTTATTCAAACTTTTAAAATAAAACTTAATTCTACTGTGGCAGCAATAgaagtgttttgtttcttttgggtGATAGTGCAAGGCTTGTTTCCCTTGCTGATTCCCTCTCTCTGgaggatgcttttttttttatgcaagaggggaagcttgccaagaaaaaaataaataaataaaaaaaataaaaaaaaaacattgaagcaCCACTCTAGACTGGCACAAAAACTTACGCAAGCATTCAACCAGCAGTCTTATAAATATGAAATAGATTTACTGACCCCTACCCCTGTTGGTGAGTCCTTGTGATATAGAGGCTGTGTCCAGGTGGAGGGAATCTGTCTTGGTCTGTGGAATATTGTGATAGATGCGTTTGTAGTGGTTGTACACAGC from Portunus trituberculatus isolate SZX2019 chromosome 47, ASM1759143v1, whole genome shotgun sequence carries:
- the LOC123520460 gene encoding ATP-dependent Clp protease ATP-binding subunit clpX-like, mitochondrial isoform X5 — protein: MSSVRWGARSLRRLLSVQNSQIISKNGIMCSRVWGHQVKGKTLLVVRPLSSSPTFLQSSSTGPPSDGSGGDNGNGDKDAQKNKNEKNQLCCPKCGDPCIHVETFVSSTRFVKCEKCHHFFVVLSEVDSKRKKKEKRDDAKTSFSHRSPPPPPKKIYEFLDKHVVGQERAKKVLSVAVYNHYKRIYHNIPQTKTDSLHLDTASISQGLTNRDLLHIAGISQSHALGVNATDQQQQQDSHQQMDDQQQGRGKQGLSSNSHGSDILDATTHLLRLEKSNILLLGPTGSGKTLLAQTIAQCLDVPFAICDCTTLTQAGYVGEDIESVIAKLLQDANYKVEKAQCGIVFLDEVDKIGAVPGIHQLRDVGGEGVQQGMLKMLEGTVVNVPERNSPRKLRGETVQVDTTNILFVASGAFNGLDRIISRRNNEKYLGFGIGGQSAGRRAASQADVAHQTAWTDAEEDNHEKDALLSQVEARDLIEFGMIPEFVGRFPVLVPFHSLTRAMLVRILTEPKNALIPQFQMLFGMDKVELSFTPEAMDAISQQAMDRKTGARGLRSIMENLLLDSMFEIPGSDIVSVHITAESVRGEAAPIFVHGQPVPSEEDQEEEQVLAQAK
- the LOC123520460 gene encoding ATP-dependent Clp protease ATP-binding subunit clpX-like, mitochondrial isoform X2, which translates into the protein MSSVRWGARSLRRLLSVQNSQIISKNGIMCSRVWGHQVKGKTLLVVRPLSSSPTFLQSSSTGPPSDGSGGDNGNGDKDAQKNKNEKNQLCCPKCGDPCIHVETFVSSTRFVKCEKCHHFFVVLSEVDSKRKKKEKRDDAKTSFSHRSPPPPPKKIYEFLDKHVVGQERAKKVLSVAVYNHYKRIYHNIPQTKTDSLHLDTASISQGLTNRDIGTLDLLHIAGISQSHALGVNATDQQQQQDSHQQMDDQQQGRGKQGLSSNSHGSDILDATTHLLRLEKSNILLLGPTGSGKTLLAQTIAQCLDVPFAICDCTTLTQAGYVGEDIESVIAKLLQDANYKVEKAQCGIVFLDEVDKIGAVPGIHQLRDVGGEGVQQGMLKMLEGTVVNVPERNSPRKLRGETVQVDTTNILFVASGAFNGLDRIISRRNNEKYLGFGIGGQSAGRRAASQADVAHQTAWTDAEEDNHEKDALLSQVEARDLIEFGMIPEFVGRFPVLVPFHSLTRAMLVRILTEPKNALIPQFQMLFGMDKVELSFTPEAMDAISQQAMDRKTGARGLRSIMENLLLDSMFEIPGSDIVSVHITAESVRGEAAPIFVHGQPVPSEEDQEEEQVLAQAK
- the LOC123520460 gene encoding ATP-dependent Clp protease ATP-binding subunit clpX-like, mitochondrial isoform X4, with translation MSSVRWGARSLRRLLSVQNSQIISKNGIMCSRVWGHQVKGKTLLVVRPLSSSPTFLQSSSTGPPSDGSGGDNGNGDKDAQKNKNEKNQLCCPKCGDPCIHVETFVSSTRFVKCEKCHHFFVVLSEVDSKRKKKEKRDDAKTSFSHRSPPPPPKKIYEFLDKHVVGQERAKKVLSVAVYNHYKRIYHNIPQTKTDSLHLDTASISQGLTNRDLLHIAGISQSHALGVNATDQQQQQDSHQQMDDQQQGRGKQGLSSNSHGSDILDATTHLLRLEKSNILLLGPTGSGKTLLAQTIAQCLDVPFAICDCTTLTQAGYVGEDIESVIAKLLQDANYKVEKAQCGIVFLDEVDKIGAVPGIHQLRDVGGEGVQQGMLKMLEGTVVNVPERNSPRKLRGETVQVDTTNILFVASGAFNGLDRIISRRNNEKYQYLGFGIGGQSAGRRAASQADVAHQTAWTDAEEDNHEKDALLSQVEARDLIEFGMIPEFVGRFPVLVPFHSLTRAMLVRILTEPKNALIPQFQMLFGMDKVELSFTPEAMDAISQQAMDRKTGARGLRSIMENLLLDSMFEIPGSDIVSVHITAESVRGEAAPIFVHGQPVPSEEDQEEEQVLAQAK
- the LOC123520460 gene encoding ATP-dependent Clp protease ATP-binding subunit clpX-like, mitochondrial isoform X1, with protein sequence MSSVRWGARSLRRLLSVQNSQIISKNGIMCSRVWGHQVKGKTLLVVRPLSSSPTFLQSSSTGPPSDGSGGDNGNGDKDAQKNKNEKNQLCCPKCGDPCIHVETFVSSTRFVKCEKCHHFFVVLSEVDSKRKKKEKRDDAKTSFSHRSPPPPPKKIYEFLDKHVVGQERAKKVLSVAVYNHYKRIYHNIPQTKTDSLHLDTASISQGLTNRDIGTLDLLHIAGISQSHALGVNATDQQQQQDSHQQMDDQQQGRGKQGLSSNSHGSDILDATTHLLRLEKSNILLLGPTGSGKTLLAQTIAQCLDVPFAICDCTTLTQAGYVGEDIESVIAKLLQDANYKVEKAQCGIVFLDEVDKIGAVPGIHQLRDVGGEGVQQGMLKMLEGTVVNVPERNSPRKLRGETVQVDTTNILFVASGAFNGLDRIISRRNNEKYQYLGFGIGGQSAGRRAASQADVAHQTAWTDAEEDNHEKDALLSQVEARDLIEFGMIPEFVGRFPVLVPFHSLTRAMLVRILTEPKNALIPQFQMLFGMDKVELSFTPEAMDAISQQAMDRKTGARGLRSIMENLLLDSMFEIPGSDIVSVHITAESVRGEAAPIFVHGQPVPSEEDQEEEQVLAQAK
- the LOC123520460 gene encoding ATP-dependent Clp protease ATP-binding subunit clpX-like, mitochondrial isoform X3; this encodes MSSVRWGARSLRRLLSVQNSQIISKNGIMCSRVWGHQVKGKTLLVVRPLSSSPTFLQSSSTGPPSDGSGGDNGNGDKDAQKNKNEKNQLCCPKCGDPCIHVETFVSSTRFVKCEKCHHFFVVLSEVDSKRKKKEKRDDAKTSFSHRSPPPPPKKIYEFLDKHVVGQERAKKVLSVAVYNHYKRIYHNIPQTKTDSLHLDTASISQGLTNRGRDLLHIAGISQSHALGVNATDQQQQQDSHQQMDDQQQGRGKQGLSSNSHGSDILDATTHLLRLEKSNILLLGPTGSGKTLLAQTIAQCLDVPFAICDCTTLTQAGYVGEDIESVIAKLLQDANYKVEKAQCGIVFLDEVDKIGAVPGIHQLRDVGGEGVQQGMLKMLEGTVVNVPERNSPRKLRGETVQVDTTNILFVASGAFNGLDRIISRRNNEKYQYLGFGIGGQSAGRRAASQADVAHQTAWTDAEEDNHEKDALLSQVEARDLIEFGMIPEFVGRFPVLVPFHSLTRAMLVRILTEPKNALIPQFQMLFGMDKVELSFTPEAMDAISQQAMDRKTGARGLRSIMENLLLDSMFEIPGSDIVSVHITAESVRGEAAPIFVHGQPVPSEEDQEEEQVLAQAK